The proteins below are encoded in one region of Garra rufa chromosome 12, GarRuf1.0, whole genome shotgun sequence:
- the nabp1b gene encoding nucleic acid binding protein 1b, with amino-acid sequence MANASNENLYLIKDLKPGLKNINLVFIVLETGRVSKTKDGHEVRSCKVADKTGSITISVWDEVGSLIQTGDIIRLNRGYASLFKGCLTLYIGRTGDLQKIGEFCMIFSEVPNFSEPNPEVLAKMNQINNTHVKTEAHGSTPSIPNHGLPAGPTDDGSAVFSPSPVLREPSFGAGGRRLNRSHWNSGNAPAAAGGGHGSKPTVTITNGRDPRRALKR; translated from the exons ATGGCCAATGCGTCAAACGAAAACCTGTATCTGATTAAAGACCTTAAACCTGGGCTAAAAAACATTAATTTGGTTTTCATCGTGCTGGAAACTG GTCGAGTATCTAAGACAAAGGATGGACACGAAGTTCGTTCATGTAAAGTGGCTGACAAGACTGGAAGTATTACAATATCAGTGTGGGACGAGGTGGGAAGCCTGATACAAACAGGAGACATCATCCGACTCAATCGAGG ATATGCATCTCTTTTCAAAGGCTGTCTTACACTCTATATTGGAAGAACAGGGGATCTTCAGAAGATTGGAGA GTTCTGTATGATTTTCTCAGAGGTGCCAAATTTCAGTGAGCCCAACCCAGAGGTTCTGGCTAAAATGAACCAAATAAACAACACCCAT GTAAAAACAGAAGCTCATGGCAGCACTCCTAGTATACCGAATCATGGGCTGCCTGCTGGACCTACAG ACGACGGCTCTGCTGTATTTTCCCCTTCTCCTGTCCTCCGAGAGCCCTCCTTTGGTGCAGGTGGACGTCGTTTGAACCGCAGTCATTGGAACAGCGGCAATGCTCCTGCAGCTGCAGGCGGAGGACATGGATCAAAACCCACTGTCACCATTACCAACGGACGGGATCCTCGCCGAGCCCTGAAGAGATAA